One window of Papaver somniferum cultivar HN1 chromosome 9, ASM357369v1, whole genome shotgun sequence genomic DNA carries:
- the LOC113309792 gene encoding histone H2A.1-like, whose amino-acid sequence MEGTASVNVVSKGGRKGGDRKKAVTKSAKAGLQFPVGRITRFLKKGRYSQRLGSGAPVYMAAVLEYLAAEVLELAGNAARDNKKSRIIPRHLCLAIRNDEELGKLLAGVTIASGGVLPNINPILLPKKSGKAEAETPKFPGKSVASKSPKK is encoded by the exons ATGGAAGGAACTGCAAGTGTAAATGTTGTTAGCAAGGGAGGAAGAAAGGGTGGTGACAGAAAGAAAGCCGTAACTAAATCTGCTAAAGCCGGATTACAATTCCCAGTCGGAAGAATCACTCGTTTCTTGAAGAAAGGTCGATACTCTCAGCGTCTTGGTTCTGGTGCTCCCGTTTACATGGCTGCTGTTCTTGAGTATCTCGCTGCTGAG GTattggaattggctggaaatgctGCAAGAGACAACAAGAAATCGAGAATTATCCCAAGACATTTGTGTTTAGCAATAAGGAATGATGAAGAATTGGGAAAATTACTTGCTGGTGTTACAATTGCTAGTGGTGGTGTCCTTCCTAACATTAACCCCATCTTGTTACCAAAGAAGAGCGGAAAGGCTGAGGCAGAGACCCCTAAATTTCCAGGAAAGTCTGTTGCTTCTAAATCTCCAAAGAAGTAA